Within the Nitrospiraceae bacterium genome, the region GGTCCACTTGATCAAGGCTTGGGTGATTCAGTACCCAAGCGGGGACTGGACGAATATCCCAAATGATCCCGAAAAGTTGGAGCACTTCCAGCAGGTAATAGGTGACATCGATTTCCCACCATCGAAATCCTTGCCGGGCAGAGCTGCAATATTGATGATGATTATTGTGCCATCCTTCACCTAGAGTGATGATGGCCAGAAGGAAGTTGTTCCGGCTATGGTCTGAGGTTGGATAGCGTCGGGTACCAAAAAGATGGGAAAGTGAATTGATGGTGAAAGTGCCGTGCCAGAGGACAACGGTCGAAATCACGAAGCCCCACACTAGCATTTGCCAGCCACTTGTTCCCAGATCCGGATAGGCGCTGCCGAGCCATTTCCCCAAGAAAAAGAGCATGACTGCCAGTCCGATCGGCACAAGGGTGTCGAAACGATTGAGAAATCGTAATTCCGGATATCGCGCGAAATCTTTGATGCGGTTCAACTTTGTTGCGAGTTGATCATGGGTTAAAAACCAACCGACATGGCTCCACCAGAGCCCGCGGATGACAGGAGAGTGGACATCTGCCGGTTTGTCCGAATTGGCATGATGGTGGCGATGATTAGCAGCCCACCATAAAGGACCTCGTTGGGCCGCGCTGGCCCCAAGACAGGCAAACAGAAACTGCATCCCTCGTGAGGTGCGAAAGGTTCGGTGTGAGAAGTAGCGGTGATAAAAGCCGGTAATGGCGAACATTCGTACTATATACAAGGAGACGGCAACCGCGATCGCGATAGGACTCCAGCCCACCCAAAAGACTGCGAGGACGGCAATATGTAGGGCCAAAAATGGGATCGTTCGCACCAGGTCTATCTCTCGCCCATTTTTATGGGAAGCCAGTGCTGTCGCTTCTTGGGTGTCAAACAGGGACTTTAGCATTTTCCATGGGCCCAATATGATCCTCTGGATTTCTGGCATCCTTAGCGCTCCTCTCTCATGTGTAGGGAATTCCGAGATATCTATAACTTACGATTCACAAAACTTCATCGAGGCCTTTATGAAAAACGGAGATCCTCAACTTTCTTAAGATAAGGGGGAAATATTCAAACTCTACAAAGTAAACCAGAAGGAGACCTTCTGGCAAATACAATTTTACCTGGTGCATGCCTTTTGGGATGTGATGGGAGGCTGGATATTCTAAAAGAACCCTTAAAAAAAGGCTGACTCAAGTATCCATCATGGTGATACGGAAAGTGAGGAATGTTCCTAGCCATAAAAAATTTTTTCAGAACTAAAATCCCTTCATTTTTTGCTGATTGGCTATGGAAGGTCATTGGTTTCGAGGCTTGGCATGTTGTTATGGATGCGGCAGGCAATCTGGGTCTATTGATAGATTAAACGCTCAGATGCATTGGTTTGACACTGGTAGGTCCCTCGAAGCAATGGAATGAATGCCAGAAAATGATTATTTAATTGGAGAAAGGACTAAATATTTAACTGGAAAAGTAAAAGACAAGCCCACGAAGCATGCTACTGCTCCTGTTAGCACCTAATGATTTGTATGTATTTGGAAAGGCTAACAAAAACACCCCCAAATTTACCAATTTGTTTTCCGTGACAATAATTTTGGGCAGCTATGAAAATTCTCATTTATTATCTGTGTAAACCGGAACTTCGCCCATACCAGGATGTCCTGGAGACTGTGGATGAGGCAAAAATGCAATCAAAATAGGTCGCTCATCGTGTAGTGGGAAATTTCCTGAATCACAAGAAGCCAATCCCTGGGTTGATCTTGTGGGGGGGGGAACAACTAGCCAAGCCAATAAAACCAGGATGGTCCCCGCTGCAACCCTTCCGCCATATACTGATGCCGACTGAATAATATTCAAGTGGGGGAGAATAATATCGTAGCTCCTCCTGTTAGCCGTCCAGGACCTTGAGGCCCATGGCTTTTGATAAAAGGTGCGGCGCGGATCCACCATTCAATCGTGACCGAAATTACATAGTTCACATGAGTGGTCAGCGATGCCAACCGACCGGGAGCTGAACATGCCTAAAATTATTTTTCCGAGTAATGATCATCAAAACAATTGGGGGTATCCAATCATCCACCTGGACATATGATTCTATGTTTGAGGAGTATCATGTGGATGCTGTTGTTTGATCAGCACTGCTGCGACCCGTTTGGCAATTTTGGCTGCGTCAGGTTTTTGTGATACCTGGGCGGTCACGATTGCACCTTCCAATAAGAGCGAGAGTTCTTCGGCTAACTGCCGAGGATTCCGCGCTCCCACCTGCATGCATAGGTTGAGCATAAATTCCGTCATCATCCGCTTGAAATCTCTGCAGACGTACCGCAGTGAGGTGTCCGGGGCGGAATGCTCACCAACGGCATTGATGAACAGGCACCCATAAAAACTCTGTTGCGAGAACCAGGTTTCGGCCACATCGAAAATGGCCAGTAAGCGGGTTTTGGGAGTGCGGGCCTTGGTCTCCACCTGCCGCCAGAACGAATTTCTAAACTGTTCGTCATAGTGTCGTAATGCCGCGAGCACCAATTCCTCTTTTGAGCGGAAGTGCGCATACAAGGTTTTTTTTGTCACCCCCGAGTGTTCAACAATCGTATCGATCCCTGTGGCGTGAATCCCGTTTTGTGCAAATAAGGTCACGGCTGTCTGGATGAGTTGCTCCCGCTTTGAGGGTCGGGCTCTTTCTTGTTTCATTTTACTAGACCTGCAGGTCTATCGATATTTTTTGTAATTTTTGGGGATCCATAAATGACTCTGATCGACATCTGTCTTTGTGGTGTTTCTATCCCAATGGCTTGAATGGTTTCTGCAGTGGTAGCGCGACTGAAAAATAAGTGTAACGAAACAAGAACTGAGATGACTAGAATCCATAAAGGATACAGATCTGTATACTACGATTTACTAACCATTCTATCTTCAAAAAGGAGATCCATCATGAAATTGATGAAGACAATCTTAAGTTCCCTGTTGGTCATGTCTCTGGCCCTCGCGGCGACACCGGTCCTCGCGGGGGATGTCACCAATAGCACTCCGGGAATCAGCGGGTATGATCCGGTTGCATACTTTACGGATGGCAAACCGATGAGGGGCTCCGGTTACCATGTGGTCGAGCACAAGGGAGTGACCTACGCCTTTGCTACCAAAGAGCACAAAGAAATGTTCGAGGCCGACCCCGGGAAGTATGTGCCGGCCTACGGTGGATATTGTGCCTATGGTGTGGCGGTCGGGAAGAAATTCGTGTCCGATCCTGAAGCGTGGAAGATCGTTCAGGGGAGACTGTATTTGAACCTGGATCGGGATATCCAAAGCAAATGGGCCAAGGATATTCCGGGTTATCTCAAAAAGTCTGAGGCTAATTGGAAAGAAATCAAAGATAAAGCGCCGTCGGATTTATAACGGAGGTCGGCCGAGGTCCGTCGCGGTTTATGAGACGGGCCTCGGCCATTTTTTTAAAGTAACAATGTTGTAAGGAGAAATCTATGAAGCAGTTTGTCACCATAGGAACGATACTCATACTGGGATTGGGAAGTTTGGCAGGATGGGCGATGACAAATGAGGGAAAGCCTTTTGCCCCCAACGTTGACCCAAAAACCGGAACCATCAGTGTGCCCGCAAATTACCGGGAATGGCCCACGCTTGGTACATGGGCCCATGCCAAGGTGGAAGGTGCGCCGGGTTTGCAGGAATACCACGTCGTGTATACCCAGCCGGACACAATCAAGTATTACAACGAGAAAAACCGGTTTCCAGACGGAGCAGTGTTGGTGAAAGAACTCCTAAACGCCGACACCATGCCGATGACCACCGGGCCGGCAGTTGGTCACGCGACCACCATTAAAGGCTGGTTTGTGTTGGTCAGGGATACGAAGGGGCGATTTACAGAATCCAGCTTATGGGGAGATGGTTGGGGTTGGTCCCTCTTTAATCCGGATGATCCTCAACACACGGTGTCTAAGGATTACAAAATTGATTGTCTTCCGTGTCATACCCCGGCCAGAGAGGTGGCACGGAAAAATGCGGTTGAGGCGGATAAATGGATTTACTCATTTGGTTATCCTGTGCTTCAAAGGAAATGACCGAGCAACTTAAATCGGAAGATCCAACCCATTTGCACTGTCTCGTAAAGAGTTTCACTTACCGGAGATTTGCCCTTTTCGCCAAGGATTTTTATTTGACTTCGGGTTGCGAACCGGGTTCGGTTCGAAAGCCGGGGTTTGTTTCATTCGGACAAAGGATGCAAAGTCATTTCCACCCAATTGTGTAGGTTGAATCCTTCTGAAGCATATTGTGGAGGGGCAGACCATCTTGAATGGCTCAACCAGGGTCCGTTCATGGGTCAGCATGTCAGGCCGGTTAGCTTATTGACAGGCGCTGGTCATATGATCACCGGAGTTGGCGATCAAGTCTGTGGTTAAGCGTTTCATTGTATCCTACCCTGCTCCACCACCTTCTTCAGGCCCCTGTGAGGGAACGTTCCCGGGTCTGCCATATACCTGGGCAGAAAAGGGATTCACTAGTGAGTCAATACCGAAAGTAACCTTATTAAGTCTCCATTTTCATGAGCCAAATTTTTGGTGTCATTGACACCTTACGGCTCCTTTGCTACTTATCGGTTTGCCCTCTAGGGTCTGTGTATATCCTATTCCCTGTGAATACGACATTTTACCTTTTGTCCAAAGAACTCCTTTCTCGAAATGCGTAACACCATGAGGAGGTTAAACGTTTTGAAATTTTTAACTTATCTGGTCTTTTTTTCCTTCTCCTGGTTGGGATTGACCACACAGCCATTGGCGGCGGTCGGAGACGTGAATTACATCTCGGACGTGGTAACTGTGCCGCTACGCAGTGGGCCCACAACTGCCCATCGCATCCTCCACCGTGGCCTGCCAAGCGGGACCCAACTGACCATTCTCGCGATAGACGAGGAGGCCGGGTTTACCCAGGTTCGGACCACGGATGGGATGGAGGGCTGGGTCACGTCTCAGTACCTCATCGGGGAACCCATTGCCCGGGTCAAGCTGGCCGCAGCCGAGAAGCGCCTACAAAGTCTTAAAGCTGAAATCGAAAAAGAACGGGAGGCACGTGCGAGCATTCAGGCTGAGCACAAAGAAACCGACGCCAACAACCGGACACTCAATTTGCAGGTGCAATCCCTGTCGAAAGAACTCGCGGAACTGAAACGCATATCGGGCGATGCCATCAACGAGCATGCACGTAACATCGAACTTGTTCAGCAAAATACACTTTTAGCCGGCCAGGTTGAAGAATTATCCGCTAAAGCCAGGCAACTTGAAGAAAACTTACAACTCAAATGGCTACTGTATGGGGGAGCTCTGGTACTCATCGGTCTGTTAATCGGAGTCATTCTCAAAGCACGGCCCCGACAGGCAGCGAGTTATTCCCGTTATTCGTAAGGGCCAATCGTAAAGAACCCCTGCCAAAAGGTCTGTGTTCCCTCGGGCACCTCTCTCGCACGCACACTCGATTCAGCCCTGTCCGGTCAATCCACGCCGTCCGATTATTGCAATGCCTCAAGGGTCGCACGGAGTTCCTGGACCTCAGTCTTAAATAAGGCGAGGTGCTCATCCCGTTGGGGTTGTATATCCCTGAACTTCCAAAGCCGTTTAAAGATGGCCCACAGCTCCTTGTTATGGGTCACCGCGAGAGCGTAGGCCGGTGTTTCCCGTTTGGCCTCGTCCACACAACACAATGAATTGTCGAAAGCATGAATTTGATTGTGCAGGTCTTCCAATGGCTGATCGGACCCTGTTCCACCTTTCGCGGCTTCCGCACTGGCTTCCATCATGGTGGTGAGATTCAGTACCGTTTCGACGCTGGTGGCCCCTTTCGCTTTTTGGGCAAATTCATCCGCACGCGGATAGAAAACATAACTGCATCCGCTCAGACCGGTTATCAGAGCTGCTATCGCGAAAATTGCAGCAATCTTTTGCATAAGGCCCTCCAGAGTAAATGTGAATAGGTTGTGTAGAGTGTATGCTCTCTAGCCTACAAAAGATTGTTTCATAATTTGGGTTGATGGGGATTTGAGCGCATCCCTCAATACAGAGTTATTCTACCTATCTGAATTCTGGAGTGAAATTGACTTCGGGAGACATTTTTTCTGTTTTTTGTCTCTCAAGACTCAAGGCACAAACTGAACACAGTCTCCAGGTCATGTTGGTCCGTCTCCTTAAACTTCCATTTCAAATTCACCATCATTCTCATTTAATGTAAAATGGCATGGGCATCATTTTGGACGAGATTCTAAACTGGTAAGAGAATGCCAGTAAGTGAACGAATAGGTGCCTAACCATTCCAAACGATTAAAGGCGAAAGTCGAGGGCAATTTTTTGCCGATTCCACCTGCATCGATTGTGATACCTGTCGACAATTGGTTGGGGCTACGTTTGTGGAGGCCGGTTGAGTAATCGACGGTATTTCACTAACCGGGATCGAAAGAAGAAAAATCTGCCGCCTATCAAGCCTTGATAGCCTGTCACGAGGGGGCAATTGTCACTATGATGAAGAATCCTTTCGTTATGCCTTATATGGTGAAAAGATGATAATCCATTTTAGCATTGCGATGTGTATATAAAGTTGGTTAAAGATGTGCGATATAAGGTGAGATTCGGATACCAAATTTTTCGCCGAGATATCAAAAGAGGCCCTTTATGTCTGCTCTGATCCCTTTAAGCGAACCACCTTAGATCCTACTGTAATTTGTGGGAACGGGTGATACCCACGTTTCTGTACAGAGAAAATTTTCCAGCCGATTGGTTTTTATCTCAGAAAGATTGAAGCGGATCCGGCAGACCTTTTTCTAGGGATGTATTGTGAATGCTTTTTGGAGATATCCTAAAAAAAACATGCCGACCTTTAGAGACCGTTGTGATTCTTCCTTTTTGCAACCCATCTCCTACCAAATTATGGCATAAAAAATGTAGGTGGATAACCAACAATCATTCATCACACAGGAGGAGGTTATGAATATTCAAGGAAAATGGAAAGTGGTGTTTGCGACCATAATGATGGCCCTGATGGTCGGGTGCGCATTCAACCCACCGAGCAAAATGGTGAAACAAAATGACCATGCGCGTTTGGCGGAATGGTACCAGAAGGAAGCGGATGATCTTCATGCGCGCGCAGAAGAAATGCGCCAGATTGAGAAGGAGTATGAGTTCTTGGGGACTCCCAAAGAAGGGCATGAATCAAGCCTGGTGGAACATGCCACAAATTTAAAGGACCATTACACTAAAGCTGCGGAAGTTGCGGAAGCAATGGCGAAGGCTCATGCTAAGCAGGCAAAAAACCCGTAAGGACGTAAACGGGAATACTTTTGCCTTCGTGGGGAAGCTGGATTACTAGGGTGTGTATGCTGGTCAATGCTCATCCTGGGATGAGCCATTTAACCTTAATTCAAATTTGACGTCCAGAATTTTTTGATCCGTATCCTGACTGGGCGATAAAACTTTGGTTTTTATTCTCCGGTGATCATCTGTGGTGGGATCGGAAACTTTAGCGGCTCGGCGCATCGGAAGGGCTGGTATGGAATGAACCGAGAATGGAAAGATTGGTCTGGACATAACTCGCCTATTCCTTTGAGTGGGTATTACCCGGCCATGGTGAACGTACCCACCTTCCTTGTCGCCACATGAAAAAAGCCCTAGATCAACTTCTTGAACGACAGAGGAAATTCAAGTACTCACCGGGTTGTACACACAACTCTCCCCAACCAATCACCTTCATCCACACCACTCAGAGGGAGTGGTACAATTTTTGGAGTGAGATAAATCTGACCGAATACGTTTCTGTAATCTGAATGACAAATTTATCTCACTAATAATTGTAGACTGTGCCCAATAATGGTGCTTAATAGTTGAATAGAAAAAATATGAGGAGGCAATGTCATGCATGGCCACTATAAACTTTCCTGTGCCGTATGGATTGTCCAGCCATCGAATAAAGGAGCTTGGATGCTTTATCAGTGTGAGTCGAAGGTCCAAATGACCGAGAAAATCAGTAGATTCTGAGATGGGGTCAGAGTGTTTTGCCCACCCTTGAAGAACCCGCCACCGGACCCTGTAGAGTTGTCGTGGCGGTATTCGATCCGGAAGATGGAATTGGTCCACTCATACGGGAGCCGGTATTCCGAAGTGGCGGTAACCGCCCAGACGAATTGGTCAAAGCCGGTGATGAGACCATTCGGGTCCGAATAGAGTTCCGGTCGAAGCGCGACAAACCATGGTCTGGTGATTTGCCAGCGCGTATGAAGGGCCGCTCCCATATAGATTAATCGTGGGTTGCTCGGAACGGAGGCATTCTTTTGGGTTCCCATTTGATACTGGCCCGCAATAGTGACCCCTTTGCCTTTCCATTCAACGATGGTGTCTGAAAAGAATCGCCAGAATTCCAGTGAAGTGTTTGATTGATCAGGCCCATAATAGATGGTTTCTTTTATCGTCCAGGATCGATCGGGCTTGTATGTCGCCTGGGCTCCATAACTCGGCAGATCATTGGCGTTTTGCAGATGGAAATATTCATTGATGACGAAGACCGCACCGGTCCACCGGTCGTTGATTGGATAGACCGCATTCGCCCCGAACATGAGGTATGGTGAGTAGTCGGCCATCCAGGAGCGCGTATAGTTAAAATTATCCTTGGCATACAGGGATTCATAACCGATAAAACTGTTAAACAGTCCGGCCTGAACGGTCAAGCCGTTGCCGACCGGAGCCAGGTAGGATAAATTTGCCCGACCGAAGTGACGCCAGACATCGGACCCAGAGACACGAGGAAGGTTGGTCCCGAATCCGAAATCTTTGGAGTCCTGTCCGCCCTGCCCCAATAACTCTGCACCCCATCGGGACTGTACAGACGCACTCTTCCTAATATAGGCACCCCCCATGTTGAGTTCGAGCTCGTTGACTCGGGGCGTGGTGGCGCGATTGCGAAAAAGGTGGTTGTCGGGAAAATTAAAATCATGTGAATACCCAAGATCCACAAATCCGCCGTAATGCCATTGAGGCGGCTGGGCTTTCGGTGGCTGAGCCGACACATCCTGCACCTGTTCCATTTTATGGGGCACACTCTCAGATTCTTCTGCAAGAGCCTGAGTCATCGTGATTGAGCATGTCATCAATGTGATCATGCCCATCCACCAGGCAATCGATAACATTGTTAAATGGTTCTCCGTTTTCAGTTGTTTCCGATCGGGTAAGCGCGTTTTGATGTTTCTCCATCTTTAGGATGACCAGTTTGAAAGGCCCTCGCATCTGCAGGTTTGCTGGGTCATGTGAAGAAATAAATCTGACGATAGTGGTGCCCTTCATTCATAGCAGCCCAACCGTATCAGGATACATATCCGACCGGTGTCATTCAGACCTCTTTTGTACTGTATTTTTGTGGAAAAAAAAAGGGTCCCGGCCTGGAACCTGCCAACAATGAACAACGACCAGATAGGTTCTTTCCACCATTCTTCAGGAAAAAATGAAATCCGTGAGTTCGCCTCCGTCACCGCATTTAATCGCCAGGATATAGGGCTTGCGAACTGGGTTTACATTGGGCATGAACTGGATGTGAGGCAGGGGCATCGAATTTTCGAAAAACACGAAAAAGCCTTACTGGCTTCATGTTTCTGACTATGACGTAAAACACGAAAGTCATAAATCCTTAAGATTTAAACCTCATGGCCGAAAATATGAGTAAGCCTTGGCCGTTCTTCGAACATGATGCTGCAAACCTCGTTATTCATGAACAAGCCTGTGGCATTTTTTATCAATCTCACTCCCATTTGAGAAACACATCTTATGGCTACTAGAAAATTTCGATTAGTGACCCGAAGTGATTTTGACGGACTGGTCTGTGCGGTTCTGCTGAAAAAAGTGGGGATTATTGATGAAATCAAATTTGTGCACCCGAAAGACATGCAGGACGGCAAAGTGGACATTTCGGCCAACGATATCACCACCAATCTCCCCTATGTGGAGGGCGTGCATCTGGCGTTTGATCATCATCTGAGCGAGACCATTCGGAATAAGGGTAAGCGAAAGAATCATATTATCGATCCGACAGCTCCTTCTGCATCCCGGGTGGTGTACCGGCATTACGGCGGGGATAAGACATTTCCTGCTTCCTGGACCGAGATGATGGAGGCGGTCGATAAAGGCGATTCGGCCCAATACTCAACCAATGAAATTCTCAACCCACGTGGCTGGGCCTTGATGAATTTCATCATGGATGCGCGAACCGGATTGGGGCGGTTTAAGGATTTTCGTATTTCCAATTATCAATTGATGATGGAACTCATCGAAAAATGTATCACCCTTAGCGTGGAGGAAATCCTGACCCTGCCGGACGTGCAGGAGCGGGTGCAGCTGTATCAGAAGCATGCCGAACTGGCCAAAGGACAGATCCGGCGCTGCTCAACGATCCATGAAAATCTGGTGGTGTTGGATCTGCGCAATGAGGAAACGATTTATGCCGTCAACCGGTTTATGATTTATGCTTTGTATCCGGATTGCAATATGTCCATCCATGTGATGTGGGGATTGAAACAACAAAACACCGTATTCGCGATCGGCGCCTCAATTGTCAACCGGTCCTCCACGGTCAATATCGGCGAGCTTTGTCTCACATATGGCGGCGGCGGCCATCGGAATGCCGGCACCTGTCAGGTGGGAAATAACGTAGCGGATTACACGCTCAA harbors:
- a CDS encoding acyl-CoA desaturase codes for the protein MLKSLFDTQEATALASHKNGREIDLVRTIPFLALHIAVLAVFWVGWSPIAIAVAVSLYIVRMFAITGFYHRYFSHRTFRTSRGMQFLFACLGASAAQRGPLWWAANHRHHHANSDKPADVHSPVIRGLWWSHVGWFLTHDQLATKLNRIKDFARYPELRFLNRFDTLVPIGLAVMLFFLGKWLGSAYPDLGTSGWQMLVWGFVISTVVLWHGTFTINSLSHLFGTRRYPTSDHSRNNFLLAIITLGEGWHNNHHQYCSSARQGFRWWEIDVTYYLLEVLQLFGIIWDIRPVPAWVLNHPSLDQVDQDTDSAEKMAM
- a CDS encoding TetR/AcrR family transcriptional regulator, which gives rise to MKQERARPSKREQLIQTAVTLFAQNGIHATGIDTIVEHSGVTKKTLYAHFRSKEELVLAALRHYDEQFRNSFWRQVETKARTPKTRLLAIFDVAETWFSQQSFYGCLFINAVGEHSAPDTSLRYVCRDFKRMMTEFMLNLCMQVGARNPRQLAEELSLLLEGAIVTAQVSQKPDAAKIAKRVAAVLIKQQHPHDTPQT
- a CDS encoding YHS domain-containing protein, whose product is MKLMKTILSSLLVMSLALAATPVLAGDVTNSTPGISGYDPVAYFTDGKPMRGSGYHVVEHKGVTYAFATKEHKEMFEADPGKYVPAYGGYCAYGVAVGKKFVSDPEAWKIVQGRLYLNLDRDIQSKWAKDIPGYLKKSEANWKEIKDKAPSDL
- a CDS encoding cytochrome P460 family protein, producing MKQFVTIGTILILGLGSLAGWAMTNEGKPFAPNVDPKTGTISVPANYREWPTLGTWAHAKVEGAPGLQEYHVVYTQPDTIKYYNEKNRFPDGAVLVKELLNADTMPMTTGPAVGHATTIKGWFVLVRDTKGRFTESSLWGDGWGWSLFNPDDPQHTVSKDYKIDCLPCHTPAREVARKNAVEADKWIYSFGYPVLQRK
- a CDS encoding TIGR04211 family SH3 domain-containing protein, translated to MKFLTYLVFFSFSWLGLTTQPLAAVGDVNYISDVVTVPLRSGPTTAHRILHRGLPSGTQLTILAIDEEAGFTQVRTTDGMEGWVTSQYLIGEPIARVKLAAAEKRLQSLKAEIEKEREARASIQAEHKETDANNRTLNLQVQSLSKELAELKRISGDAINEHARNIELVQQNTLLAGQVEELSAKARQLEENLQLKWLLYGGALVLIGLLIGVILKARPRQAASYSRYS
- a CDS encoding porin, which codes for MITLMTCSITMTQALAEESESVPHKMEQVQDVSAQPPKAQPPQWHYGGFVDLGYSHDFNFPDNHLFRNRATTPRVNELELNMGGAYIRKSASVQSRWGAELLGQGGQDSKDFGFGTNLPRVSGSDVWRHFGRANLSYLAPVGNGLTVQAGLFNSFIGYESLYAKDNFNYTRSWMADYSPYLMFGANAVYPINDRWTGAVFVINEYFHLQNANDLPSYGAQATYKPDRSWTIKETIYYGPDQSNTSLEFWRFFSDTIVEWKGKGVTIAGQYQMGTQKNASVPSNPRLIYMGAALHTRWQITRPWFVALRPELYSDPNGLITGFDQFVWAVTATSEYRLPYEWTNSIFRIEYRHDNSTGSGGGFFKGGQNTLTPSQNLLIFSVIWTFDSH
- a CDS encoding exopolyphosphatase, with protein sequence MATRKFRLVTRSDFDGLVCAVLLKKVGIIDEIKFVHPKDMQDGKVDISANDITTNLPYVEGVHLAFDHHLSETIRNKGKRKNHIIDPTAPSASRVVYRHYGGDKTFPASWTEMMEAVDKGDSAQYSTNEILNPRGWALMNFIMDARTGLGRFKDFRISNYQLMMELIEKCITLSVEEILTLPDVQERVQLYQKHAELAKGQIRRCSTIHENLVVLDLRNEETIYAVNRFMIYALYPDCNMSIHVMWGLKQQNTVFAIGASIVNRSSTVNIGELCLTYGGGGHRNAGTCQVGNNVADYTLNEIIEKIHMQSMTQVDAGKPACATA